In one Spirosoma rigui genomic region, the following are encoded:
- a CDS encoding lysophospholipid acyltransferase family protein encodes MLYLISDFLYYLLLYVIRYRRAVVLENLRMSFPEKSTTEIQAVARGFYRNLTDLIVETIKMPALTPDELRERVRFTNAELVQTRLRAGQTVIGMASHQGNWEWIPSASVLNDMPVDSVYKPLNNAFFEDMMRTVRASFGAVPTPMNTLPRQLVARKDVPRIIALVADQMPDVPEHAYWTNFLHRNTPFSPGTERLARSRKFAVVYLQLVRLRRGYYEATFTLIAEPPYDSVPPGAILERYRDLLEATIRQYPSDWLWSHRRWKHWREKYSKVITKLS; translated from the coding sequence TTGCTCTACCTGATTTCCGATTTCTTGTATTATTTGTTGCTTTACGTCATTCGCTACCGCCGGGCCGTTGTGCTGGAAAACCTGCGAATGTCGTTCCCCGAGAAATCAACTACTGAGATTCAGGCAGTTGCCCGGGGCTTCTACCGCAACCTGACCGATCTGATCGTTGAGACGATTAAAATGCCGGCCCTCACGCCCGACGAACTGCGGGAACGGGTTCGTTTTACGAATGCCGAGCTGGTACAAACGAGGTTACGGGCGGGTCAGACGGTTATCGGCATGGCATCGCACCAGGGCAACTGGGAGTGGATTCCGTCGGCCTCGGTGCTCAACGACATGCCCGTCGACAGCGTCTATAAACCGTTGAACAACGCATTTTTCGAAGACATGATGCGAACCGTCCGGGCCAGCTTTGGCGCGGTACCCACGCCCATGAACACGCTCCCCCGCCAGCTGGTAGCCCGTAAGGATGTTCCCCGTATCATCGCCCTCGTTGCCGATCAGATGCCCGACGTACCGGAACACGCGTACTGGACAAATTTCCTGCACCGGAACACTCCGTTTTCGCCGGGTACCGAACGACTGGCCCGCAGCCGGAAGTTTGCCGTCGTTTATCTTCAACTGGTTCGGCTACGGCGGGGCTACTACGAAGCGACCTTTACGCTCATTGCCGAACCACCCTACGACTCGGTTCCGCCCGGCGCCATTCTGGAACGCTACCGCGATTTGCTGGAAGCAACCATTCGCCAGTACCCCTCCGACTGGCTTTGGTCGCACCGGCGCTGGAAACACTGGCGCGAGAAATACAGCAAAGTGATTACGAAACTCTCCTGA
- a CDS encoding WbqC family protein has product MNVIGKVPTDAERPDELLIDLHYLPCLDYITGLLQFRQVWIEANEHYQKQSYRNRCYVLTANKVDVLTVPVLRGTHHQPIREIRIDQSQNWQQHHWRCLKAAYGKAPFFEYYALDIDRVYQKNWTFLFDLNWELLTICLNQLGVKTPLHLTEWYEKSSVPGRYDARSMVNLRNDPESYVFYQPVPYPQNFGPDFVPNLSILDLLFCQGPAARDYIQPVKTVVLKE; this is encoded by the coding sequence ATGAATGTTATTGGAAAAGTACCAACTGACGCAGAGCGGCCGGACGAGTTACTTATTGATTTACACTACCTGCCCTGTCTGGATTACATAACAGGCTTACTACAGTTCAGGCAGGTATGGATAGAGGCAAACGAACATTACCAAAAGCAAAGTTACAGAAATCGCTGCTACGTCCTGACGGCAAATAAAGTGGACGTGCTTACGGTACCCGTACTACGGGGAACGCACCACCAGCCGATCCGGGAAATCCGGATCGACCAGAGTCAGAACTGGCAGCAACATCACTGGCGGTGTTTAAAAGCGGCTTATGGCAAGGCCCCCTTCTTTGAATATTACGCCCTGGATATTGACCGGGTGTACCAAAAGAACTGGACCTTCCTGTTTGATCTGAATTGGGAGCTGCTGACAATTTGTCTGAATCAACTGGGGGTGAAGACGCCCCTGCACCTGACAGAATGGTATGAGAAAAGTTCGGTACCCGGCCGATATGACGCCCGGTCGATGGTAAATCTGCGAAACGATCCGGAATCGTATGTATTCTACCAACCGGTCCCGTACCCGCAGAACTTTGGCCCTGATTTTGTACCAAACCTGAGTATACTAGACCTGTTGTTCTGCCAGGGACCGGCCGCCAGGGACTACATACAGCCAGTGAAGACCGTCGTGCTGAAGGAGTGA
- a CDS encoding ATP-dependent Clp protease ATP-binding subunit: MEAKFSNRVKEVISLSREEALRLGHDYIGTEHLLLGMIREGEGVAVGLLKKLGISLDELRVTIEQATKGTATNNVKNLANIPLTRQSEKTLKITYLEAKIFKSPLIGTEHLLLSILRDEDNVATQILNKFNVNYEVIKEMLEYQSTGSRPTMASETDDDDNDRGMFGGSGSAGAGKDTKGSEKSRTPVLDNFGRDLTKFAEIGKLDPIVGREKEIERVAQILSRRKKNNPILIGEPGVGKTAIAEGLALRIVQKKVSRVLFGKRVVTLDLASLVAGTKYRGQFEERMKAVMNELEKSPEVILFIDELHTIVGAGGASGSLDASNMFKPALARGDIQCIGATTLDEYRQYIEKDGALARRFQMVMVDATSIDETIEILNNIKDKYEDHHHVNYTKEAIEAAVKLSERYISDRFLPDKAIDVLDEVGARVHISNITVPEDILKLEEQIENIKKEKNQVVKSQKYEEAAQLRDKEKRLIDQLDRAKQAWEEDTKKRRYTVNEESVAEVVAMMTGIPVTSVSNDEGKKLVNMGDELKGRVIGQQSAIDKLVKAIQRTRVGLKDPKKPIGSFIFLGPTGVGKTELAKVLATYLFDKDDALVRIDMSEYMEKFSVSRLVGAPPGYVGYEEGGQLTEKIRRKPYSVVLLDEIEKAHPDVFNILLQVLDDGILTDGLGRRVDFRNTIIIMTSNIGVRDLKDFGAGIGFATKKTENQDELMKSTIQSALRKAFSPEFLNRLDDVIVFNSLLREDIHKIIDLMLGKLLGRVTNLGYKVELTEKAKDFLAEKGYDPQYGARPLSRAIQRYLEDPVAEEILKGELKEGDVIEADYSGEGELLTITVRKPEAVTE; the protein is encoded by the coding sequence ATGGAAGCAAAATTCTCAAACCGCGTTAAGGAAGTCATCTCGCTGAGCCGGGAAGAAGCCTTGCGCTTAGGCCACGACTATATCGGAACGGAGCACCTGTTGCTCGGTATGATCCGTGAAGGCGAGGGTGTGGCGGTCGGGCTGCTGAAAAAACTCGGCATATCGCTGGACGAACTCCGGGTCACCATCGAACAGGCAACGAAAGGCACGGCAACCAACAACGTAAAAAATCTGGCTAATATCCCGCTGACCCGTCAGTCGGAGAAGACGCTGAAGATTACGTATCTGGAAGCCAAGATTTTCAAGAGCCCGCTCATCGGAACGGAGCACCTGCTGCTATCGATTCTGCGCGACGAAGATAACGTTGCTACGCAGATTCTGAACAAGTTTAATGTCAACTACGAAGTCATTAAGGAGATGCTGGAATATCAGTCAACGGGAAGTCGCCCGACGATGGCGAGCGAGACCGACGATGACGATAACGACCGCGGTATGTTCGGTGGCAGCGGCAGCGCTGGTGCCGGCAAGGATACCAAGGGATCGGAGAAGTCACGGACGCCGGTACTCGACAACTTTGGTCGGGATTTGACCAAGTTCGCCGAAATTGGCAAACTCGACCCGATTGTAGGTCGTGAAAAAGAAATTGAGCGCGTGGCCCAGATTCTGAGCCGCCGGAAGAAAAATAACCCGATCCTCATTGGCGAGCCGGGCGTTGGTAAAACAGCTATTGCTGAAGGCCTGGCGCTGCGTATCGTTCAGAAAAAGGTATCGCGGGTATTGTTCGGCAAGCGCGTCGTAACGTTGGATCTGGCGTCGCTGGTGGCAGGTACCAAGTACCGTGGTCAGTTTGAAGAGCGGATGAAAGCCGTTATGAACGAGCTGGAGAAGTCGCCTGAGGTGATCCTTTTCATCGATGAGTTGCACACGATTGTGGGTGCCGGCGGTGCATCGGGCTCGCTCGACGCGTCGAACATGTTCAAGCCGGCACTGGCCCGGGGCGATATTCAATGCATTGGCGCTACGACACTGGATGAGTATCGGCAGTACATTGAGAAAGATGGCGCGTTGGCCCGTCGTTTCCAGATGGTAATGGTCGACGCTACGTCGATCGATGAAACGATCGAAATCCTGAACAACATCAAGGATAAATACGAAGATCACCACCACGTCAACTACACGAAAGAGGCTATTGAAGCCGCCGTTAAGTTGTCGGAGCGGTACATCTCGGATCGGTTCCTGCCTGATAAAGCCATTGACGTACTGGACGAAGTGGGGGCTCGTGTCCACATCTCGAACATCACCGTTCCCGAAGATATTCTGAAGCTCGAAGAGCAGATCGAAAATATCAAGAAGGAGAAAAATCAGGTTGTCAAGAGCCAGAAATATGAAGAGGCTGCCCAGCTTCGTGACAAGGAAAAGCGTCTTATTGACCAACTCGACCGGGCTAAGCAGGCGTGGGAAGAGGATACCAAAAAGCGTCGCTACACGGTCAATGAAGAAAGCGTTGCCGAGGTTGTAGCCATGATGACGGGTATTCCGGTCACCAGCGTATCCAACGACGAAGGCAAGAAGCTGGTCAACATGGGCGACGAACTGAAAGGCCGCGTAATCGGTCAGCAGTCGGCCATCGACAAACTCGTGAAAGCTATCCAGCGGACGCGGGTAGGCCTGAAAGATCCCAAGAAACCAATTGGTTCGTTCATCTTCCTCGGCCCAACGGGCGTTGGTAAGACGGAGTTGGCCAAGGTACTGGCAACTTACCTTTTCGATAAGGATGACGCGCTCGTTCGGATCGATATGTCGGAGTACATGGAGAAATTCAGCGTAAGCCGGCTGGTTGGCGCCCCTCCGGGATACGTTGGTTACGAAGAAGGTGGTCAGCTTACCGAGAAGATTCGCCGGAAACCCTACAGCGTTGTCCTGCTTGACGAAATCGAGAAAGCGCACCCGGACGTATTCAACATCCTGCTACAGGTTCTTGACGACGGTATCCTGACCGATGGGCTGGGTCGCCGGGTCGACTTCCGGAACACGATCATCATCATGACCTCGAATATTGGGGTACGTGACCTGAAAGATTTTGGTGCCGGCATTGGTTTTGCCACCAAGAAAACGGAGAACCAGGATGAGTTGATGAAGAGCACGATTCAAAGCGCCCTTCGGAAAGCCTTCTCGCCCGAGTTCCTGAACCGTCTGGATGATGTGATCGTGTTCAACTCGCTGCTGCGTGAAGACATTCACAAGATCATTGACCTGATGCTTGGTAAACTGCTGGGCCGTGTTACTAATCTGGGCTACAAAGTTGAACTCACCGAGAAGGCGAAAGACTTCCTGGCGGAGAAAGGCTACGATCCCCAGTACGGTGCCCGCCCGCTGAGCCGTGCAATCCAGCGTTATCTGGAAGATCCCGTTGCCGAAGAAATTCTGAAAGGGGAACTGAAAGAAGGCGATGTGATCGAAGCCGACTACAGTGGCGAAGGTGAATTGCTGACGATTACGGTTCGCAAGCCAGAAGCCGTGACAGAATAA
- a CDS encoding GMC oxidoreductase, with protein MDIPQLKKAPLVYDVVIVGSGAGGGMAAYMLAKAGAKVALLEAGGYYDPADPKYITQLKWPWESPRRGASTAARSGGDFDAAWGGWAIDGEPYSAKEGTEFHWFRSRMLGGRTNHWGRISMRFGPDDFRRASLTGVGDDWPITYDDLKPYYDRVDRLIGVFGSVENFPNEPDGIFLPPPKPRLHELMIRKGARSIGIPVIPSRLSILTKPINKERGSCFYCHQCNRGCQAYADFSASSVLCIPAVKTGNVTLINGAMAREVLTDPQTGLATGISYVDTRTLQEVTVRARAVMLGASTCESARILLNSKSSRFPNGLANSSGVVGKYLNDSTGASRSGFIPALMDRKRYNEDGVGGMHVFTPWWLDNKKLDFPRGYHIEYGGGMGMPGYGFGSGVEAMHSVVPGRDGKMKPAGGYGAGLKDDLRRYYGAYISMSGRGEPVPLESNYCEIDPDKVDKYGIPALRFHYKWSDYEVKQAKHMQDTFEEIIHAMGGIALGNKPGPKTAHGYGLAAPGRIIHEVGTVRMGNDPQKSALNKFQQAHDVKNLFVVDAAPFVSQGDKNVTWTILAASMRTSEYLIDQVKQKNI; from the coding sequence ATGGACATTCCACAGCTCAAAAAAGCCCCGCTCGTTTATGACGTCGTCATTGTTGGCTCGGGTGCCGGGGGCGGCATGGCCGCTTACATGCTGGCAAAAGCGGGCGCTAAAGTGGCGCTGCTCGAAGCAGGCGGTTATTACGACCCGGCCGATCCCAAGTACATTACCCAACTGAAGTGGCCCTGGGAATCACCCCGGCGCGGAGCCAGTACGGCCGCCCGCTCGGGTGGTGACTTCGACGCTGCCTGGGGCGGCTGGGCCATCGACGGGGAACCGTATTCCGCCAAGGAAGGGACCGAATTTCACTGGTTCCGGTCCCGGATGCTGGGCGGCCGTACCAACCACTGGGGCCGGATCTCAATGCGCTTCGGTCCCGACGATTTTCGGCGGGCTTCGCTCACCGGCGTGGGCGACGACTGGCCCATCACCTACGATGACCTTAAGCCCTATTACGACCGCGTCGACCGGCTGATTGGCGTGTTTGGCTCCGTTGAAAATTTCCCCAACGAACCGGACGGCATCTTTCTACCTCCGCCCAAACCCCGGCTGCATGAGCTGATGATTCGGAAAGGTGCCCGTAGTATTGGTATCCCGGTAATTCCCTCGCGGCTGAGTATCCTGACCAAGCCCATCAACAAGGAACGGGGGTCGTGTTTTTACTGTCACCAATGTAACCGGGGTTGCCAGGCCTACGCCGATTTTTCGGCCTCGTCGGTACTGTGCATTCCCGCCGTTAAAACCGGCAATGTCACCCTCATCAACGGCGCTATGGCGCGTGAGGTACTGACCGATCCCCAAACGGGACTCGCAACGGGCATCAGCTACGTTGACACCCGGACGCTGCAGGAAGTGACCGTACGGGCTAGAGCGGTCATGCTGGGAGCCAGCACCTGTGAGTCGGCCCGCATTCTGCTCAACTCCAAGTCGTCCCGTTTTCCGAATGGACTGGCTAACAGCAGCGGAGTCGTTGGCAAGTACCTGAACGATTCGACGGGAGCCAGCCGCTCAGGTTTTATTCCGGCACTCATGGACCGAAAACGGTACAACGAAGACGGTGTGGGCGGTATGCACGTGTTTACGCCCTGGTGGCTCGACAATAAGAAACTCGACTTCCCCCGGGGGTATCATATCGAATACGGTGGGGGTATGGGCATGCCCGGCTACGGTTTTGGTTCGGGGGTGGAAGCCATGCACAGTGTAGTTCCCGGTCGGGATGGCAAGATGAAGCCGGCGGGAGGCTACGGAGCCGGCCTGAAAGACGATCTCCGGCGCTACTACGGTGCGTACATCAGCATGTCGGGCCGGGGTGAGCCCGTCCCGCTGGAAAGCAACTATTGCGAAATCGACCCAGACAAAGTCGATAAGTACGGCATCCCCGCCCTGCGCTTCCACTACAAATGGTCGGACTACGAGGTAAAGCAGGCCAAACACATGCAGGACACCTTCGAGGAGATCATCCATGCCATGGGTGGTATTGCCTTAGGTAACAAGCCGGGGCCCAAAACCGCCCACGGGTACGGCCTGGCCGCACCGGGACGCATCATCCACGAAGTGGGTACGGTAAGGATGGGCAACGACCCGCAAAAGTCAGCCTTGAACAAATTCCAGCAGGCCCACGATGTGAAAAACCTGTTTGTTGTCGATGCGGCTCCCTTTGTGTCCCAGGGGGACAAAAACGTTACCTGGACTATTCTGGCCGCTTCCATGCGCACGTCCGAATACTTGATTGACCAGGTGAAGCAGAAAAATATCTAG
- a CDS encoding phosphatidylinositol-specific phospholipase C/glycerophosphodiester phosphodiesterase family protein yields MIRYSLLFIGWFLTTDVVGQKIHAHNDYAQPLPFTAAYEQRADFIEADVWLQNGKLVVAHDKPEVIAPTLDSLYLTPITKLFSQYTDKVSQDRDYTFSLMIDVKDVAIEVLPKLTALLQERLPCFNRSANPKAVQVIISGNRPKIDTFLDYPLLFQFDGRPSEVYDDETLKRVALISDSFQSYSRWDGQGDMPDVDRDKLKRVIKRAHSDNKPIRFWGAPDTPNAWKQLKKLGVDIISTDKVAEAMHAMR; encoded by the coding sequence ATGATACGCTACAGTCTGCTCTTTATCGGCTGGTTCTTGACGACTGATGTAGTCGGCCAGAAAATTCACGCCCACAACGACTACGCCCAACCTCTTCCGTTCACGGCCGCTTATGAACAGCGGGCCGATTTTATTGAAGCGGATGTCTGGTTGCAGAATGGAAAGCTGGTTGTGGCCCACGATAAGCCGGAGGTCATTGCCCCTACCCTCGACTCGCTGTACCTGACCCCCATCACCAAACTGTTCAGCCAGTATACCGACAAGGTGAGTCAGGATCGGGATTACACATTCAGCCTGATGATCGACGTGAAGGATGTAGCCATTGAGGTGTTGCCTAAACTCACGGCTCTGCTGCAGGAACGGCTGCCGTGCTTTAACCGGTCGGCCAATCCCAAAGCGGTGCAGGTCATCATCAGCGGTAACCGGCCCAAAATTGATACGTTCCTCGACTACCCACTTCTCTTTCAGTTCGACGGTCGCCCGAGCGAGGTCTATGACGATGAGACGCTGAAACGTGTGGCGCTCATCAGCGATAGCTTCCAGTCGTACTCCCGTTGGGATGGTCAGGGCGATATGCCGGACGTGGACCGCGACAAACTAAAACGCGTTATTAAGCGCGCTCATAGCGATAACAAACCCATCCGATTCTGGGGCGCACCCGATACACCCAACGCCTGGAAACAGCTGAAAAAGCTGGGTGTCGATATAATCAGTACCGATAAAGTGGCCGAAGCCATGCACGCCATGCGCTAA
- the fabG gene encoding 3-oxoacyl-[acyl-carrier-protein] reductase codes for MDLLKGKVVLITGASRGIGRAMAQKFAQEGASVAFTYLSSVEKGQALEAELGAFGGQVKGYRSDASDYKAAEDLVTQVVADFGKLDVLVNNAGITKDGLLMRMSEEQWDTVITVNLKSVFNLTKAATKPMMKAKAGSIINLTSVVGIRGNAGQSNYAASKAGIIGFTKSVALELGSRNIRSNAIAPGFIETEMTGEINEKAVEEWKQQIPLKRGGQPEEVADCAVFLASDLSRYITGQVLQVDGGMLT; via the coding sequence ATGGATTTACTGAAAGGAAAAGTAGTATTGATTACCGGCGCGTCGCGCGGAATTGGCCGGGCAATGGCACAGAAATTTGCACAGGAGGGCGCATCCGTCGCCTTCACCTACCTGTCGAGTGTAGAAAAAGGCCAGGCGCTGGAAGCCGAACTTGGCGCTTTTGGCGGTCAGGTAAAAGGGTACCGCTCCGATGCGTCGGACTATAAAGCAGCCGAAGACCTCGTGACGCAGGTTGTTGCCGATTTTGGTAAACTCGATGTGCTGGTCAATAACGCGGGTATCACCAAAGATGGATTGCTGATGCGGATGTCGGAAGAACAATGGGACACCGTAATTACCGTTAATTTGAAGTCGGTCTTTAACCTGACCAAGGCGGCTACCAAGCCCATGATGAAGGCGAAGGCTGGTTCAATCATTAACCTGACGTCGGTGGTGGGTATCCGGGGTAACGCCGGGCAATCCAACTACGCAGCGTCTAAAGCGGGTATTATTGGCTTTACCAAATCGGTCGCCCTCGAACTGGGTTCGCGTAATATCCGCTCGAACGCCATAGCCCCCGGCTTTATTGAAACAGAAATGACCGGCGAAATCAACGAAAAAGCCGTTGAGGAATGGAAACAGCAGATTCCGCTGAAACGCGGTGGCCAGCCCGAAGAGGTGGCTGACTGCGCTGTGTTCCTGGCCTCTGACCTCTCCCGCTACATCACCGGTCAGGTGCTGCAGGTGGACGGGGGAATGCTAACCTAA
- a CDS encoding helix-turn-helix domain-containing protein, translating to MPAPVNEKLDLATNFVLHTNRNIFLTGKAGTGKTTFLHQIKQSNAKRLAVVAPTGVAAINAGGVTIHSLFQLPFGPIIPGSTQKDARRFSREKINLLRTLDLLVIDEISMVRADVLDGIDDVLRRYRSSTLPFGGVQLLLIGDMQQLPPVIREDDWTLLRPYYDTGYFFGSRALQQTPYVSIELTHIYRQSDKQFIDLLNGIREKTITQAQFTELNKRYVPDFSPNDEEGYITLSTHNSTAQQINSQKLLALKTKAHVFESSTEGEFPESMYPTESRLELKVGAQVMFIKNDISRDKLYYNGKIGRITEIEDDVIHVKSASDGQMIYATRVDWENIRYTLDPETKEIKSDIIGRFTQYPLKLAWAITIHKSQGLTFEKAIIDASAAFAHGQVYVALSRCKTLKGLVLRTPIPSHSIKTEQTLEDFHEQVQQQTPTEQHLHDSRRTNQEMLLQELFSFEHASSLAYRCRRVANEHAGSLSDELMPMLTQLTDTLQAKGRDVSRRFMQQLPSYFASEALPEANEPLQERIRKAGLYFQSLLTDDLLPLLQRCPTDSDNKQVRDSLLEAMDELEKELFSKSRCFAGLSKGFDALLYLQTRNLAELDFRPERRKTEAAGEGRGNGLYGALMKWRNDTAGEHGASAYMVLPQKTVVELARVRPTTPAELLAIKGFGKTKVKQIGDEILRIIQEHTGGGSSPVKSSASSLDKPAKPPKKEKDPKGFSPVVTLAFFRAGKSITEIAEERSLAVSTVESHLAQAISSGELTIDALLPPAKVSAIRSYLTEHKAQTLSEAKYGLGSDVTYSEIRFVYNAMRAEEA from the coding sequence ATGCCTGCCCCCGTAAACGAAAAACTTGATCTAGCCACCAATTTCGTCCTCCATACCAACCGAAATATTTTTCTGACGGGTAAGGCTGGCACGGGAAAAACGACGTTTCTGCACCAGATCAAGCAATCCAATGCCAAGCGTCTGGCCGTAGTAGCGCCCACGGGCGTAGCCGCCATCAATGCCGGTGGCGTCACCATTCACTCGCTGTTTCAGCTACCCTTCGGCCCCATTATTCCCGGATCGACCCAGAAGGATGCCCGCCGGTTCAGCCGCGAAAAAATAAACCTGCTGCGCACCCTCGACCTGCTCGTGATCGACGAGATCAGTATGGTTCGGGCCGACGTGCTCGATGGGATCGACGATGTTTTGCGCCGGTACCGGAGCAGCACCTTGCCCTTTGGTGGGGTACAGCTGCTCCTGATCGGCGATATGCAACAGCTTCCTCCGGTCATTCGCGAAGACGACTGGACGCTGCTGCGTCCCTACTACGACACCGGTTATTTTTTCGGGAGTCGGGCGCTCCAGCAAACACCCTACGTATCTATTGAACTAACGCATATCTACCGGCAGTCGGACAAGCAGTTCATCGATTTGCTCAACGGCATCCGGGAAAAAACCATTACGCAGGCGCAGTTTACGGAGTTGAACAAACGGTACGTTCCGGACTTCTCGCCCAACGATGAAGAAGGATACATCACCCTGTCGACCCATAATAGCACGGCACAGCAGATCAACAGCCAGAAGCTGTTGGCGCTGAAAACGAAAGCACATGTCTTTGAATCCTCCACCGAAGGGGAGTTTCCCGAGTCTATGTACCCCACCGAATCGCGGCTGGAGTTAAAAGTAGGTGCCCAGGTGATGTTTATCAAGAATGACATCTCCCGCGATAAGCTGTACTACAACGGTAAAATCGGCCGTATCACGGAGATTGAGGATGATGTCATTCACGTCAAAAGTGCGTCGGATGGCCAGATGATTTATGCCACCCGCGTCGACTGGGAGAACATCCGCTACACGCTGGACCCGGAAACGAAAGAGATTAAGAGCGATATCATCGGCCGGTTTACGCAGTACCCACTCAAGCTTGCCTGGGCCATTACCATCCACAAGAGCCAGGGGCTGACGTTCGAGAAAGCCATCATCGACGCATCGGCAGCCTTCGCCCACGGGCAGGTGTACGTAGCCCTGAGTCGCTGTAAAACGCTCAAAGGACTCGTACTACGTACCCCCATCCCCTCACACAGCATCAAGACGGAGCAGACCCTCGAGGACTTTCACGAACAGGTTCAACAGCAAACGCCTACCGAACAACACCTGCATGACTCCCGACGAACCAATCAGGAAATGCTGCTGCAGGAATTGTTCTCGTTCGAACACGCCAGCTCACTGGCCTACCGCTGTCGCCGGGTCGCCAACGAACATGCCGGTAGCCTGTCTGATGAACTGATGCCGATGCTCACCCAGCTCACCGATACGCTTCAGGCGAAAGGACGCGACGTATCGCGCCGTTTTATGCAGCAGCTTCCGTCCTACTTCGCCAGCGAGGCCCTGCCGGAAGCCAACGAGCCCTTGCAGGAGCGTATCCGCAAAGCGGGTTTGTACTTCCAGTCGCTGCTAACCGATGACCTGCTGCCCCTGTTGCAACGCTGCCCGACCGATTCCGACAATAAGCAGGTGCGGGACTCGCTGCTCGAAGCCATGGATGAACTGGAAAAGGAACTCTTCAGTAAGTCGCGCTGCTTCGCGGGGTTGAGTAAGGGGTTCGACGCCTTGCTCTACCTGCAAACCCGCAACCTTGCCGAACTTGACTTCCGACCCGAACGCCGGAAAACCGAAGCCGCCGGGGAGGGCCGTGGCAATGGCCTGTACGGTGCCCTGATGAAATGGCGAAACGATACCGCGGGCGAACACGGCGCGTCGGCCTACATGGTGCTACCCCAGAAAACGGTCGTTGAACTGGCCCGCGTCCGTCCGACCACCCCTGCCGAACTGCTGGCGATAAAAGGATTCGGCAAAACGAAGGTGAAGCAGATTGGTGATGAAATACTCCGGATCATCCAGGAACACACGGGTGGGGGCAGTTCGCCGGTCAAAAGTTCTGCGTCATCGCTGGATAAGCCCGCAAAGCCACCGAAAAAGGAGAAAGACCCAAAAGGCTTCTCCCCCGTTGTGACGCTGGCTTTCTTTCGGGCGGGTAAATCCATCACCGAAATCGCCGAAGAGCGCAGCCTGGCCGTATCGACGGTTGAGTCACATCTGGCGCAGGCCATCAGCTCGGGTGAACTGACCATCGACGCCCTGCTGCCACCGGCTAAAGTATCCGCCATTCGATCGTACCTGACCGAGCACAAAGCCCAGACCCTGAGCGAAGCCAAGTACGGCCTGGGCAGCGACGTCACTTACAGCGAGATCCGGTTCGTTTACAACGCCATGCGGGCGGAGGAGGCTTAG
- a CDS encoding Smr/MutS family protein has translation MNIGDKVRLLRAKEQGVISRFLPGDMIEIEIEDGFRIPVMRSELVAVSPLEAERLLKTSTFAPQKTIAATAPAILSNQGIYLAFLPVNDREYTLHLINNTDWEFPYVLGEESAAPGGGAQFRGVGSGTLKPKSQQKMNDHYEHAKFDEWPTFVVQGLWFRAGKASLRAPLIKRFKGRAATFFSKKATVPVLNQPGFMTQLDAESAEQAPQTPSSNRPRPVTIRPDELKAEMLKPKSDPSDVSVERPTSVVDLHVESLLPSGTGNRTPSDLLTLQLHTFEKNLENAIASGMSDITFIHGVGSGALRSELHRRLGQHPNVKFFEDAQKQKFGYGATKVTIK, from the coding sequence ATGAATATTGGTGATAAAGTCCGGCTGCTACGGGCCAAAGAACAGGGAGTTATCTCGCGTTTTTTACCGGGCGACATGATTGAAATTGAAATTGAAGATGGGTTTCGCATCCCCGTTATGCGTTCTGAACTCGTTGCCGTTTCGCCCCTGGAGGCTGAGCGGCTATTGAAGACGAGTACATTTGCGCCCCAGAAAACCATTGCCGCGACGGCACCGGCCATTCTTTCGAATCAGGGTATCTACCTGGCCTTCCTGCCCGTTAACGACCGGGAGTACACGCTACACCTGATCAACAATACCGACTGGGAGTTTCCCTACGTACTGGGTGAAGAATCGGCAGCACCGGGGGGCGGGGCGCAGTTCAGGGGTGTTGGCAGTGGAACGCTCAAACCGAAATCCCAGCAGAAAATGAACGACCACTACGAGCATGCGAAGTTCGACGAGTGGCCTACGTTTGTGGTTCAGGGTTTATGGTTCCGGGCCGGCAAAGCGTCCCTGCGGGCTCCGCTGATCAAACGCTTTAAAGGGCGGGCGGCTACGTTTTTCAGCAAAAAAGCAACTGTCCCGGTTCTCAACCAACCCGGTTTTATGACCCAGCTGGATGCCGAATCTGCTGAGCAGGCGCCACAAACGCCATCCAGCAACCGGCCCAGGCCCGTGACCATCCGGCCCGATGAGTTGAAGGCAGAAATGCTGAAGCCCAAATCTGATCCGTCCGATGTCTCGGTCGAACGCCCAACATCGGTCGTTGACCTGCACGTCGAATCGCTGCTGCCCAGCGGTACGGGAAACCGGACTCCATCTGATCTGCTGACATTGCAACTCCATACATTTGAGAAAAATCTGGAGAATGCCATTGCCAGCGGCATGAGCGATATAACGTTCATTCATGGTGTGGGCAGCGGGGCGCTGCGGAGTGAGTTACACCGCCGGCTGGGCCAGCACCCGAACGTGAAGTTCTTCGAGGATGCGCAAAAGCAGAAATTTGGCTACGGAGCCACCAAAGTAACGATCAAGTAA